The following are encoded in a window of Manihot esculenta cultivar AM560-2 chromosome 8, M.esculenta_v8, whole genome shotgun sequence genomic DNA:
- the LOC110621492 gene encoding endo-1,3(4)-beta-glucanase xgeA-like: MTTSGHKEILPYDLEIERTSRQLKKRNQASKPSTSTTAVQTAPTEVTAPQETSPAVKNTEFVAVTPSTHSVQTAEAKTATAVNPAEAPAAEFEKSVASLAADQTPATSEIDTTKPEPAAVQKPATAVFAQTAQCPAEITETAQPTAVFA, from the coding sequence atgaccacgTCTGGACACAAGGAAATTCTACCTTACGATctagaaattgagcgcacatcAAGGCAACTAAAgaagaggaaccaagcctcaaagccatccacatcaacaactgcTGTCCAAACAGCACCTACTGAAGTTACAGCCCCCCAGGAGACATCACCTGCTGTCAAAAATACTGAATTTGTTGCTGTAACACCTTCTACACATTCTGTCCAAACTGCTGAAGCAAagacagcaactgctgtcaaCCCTGCCGAAgcccctgctgcagaatttGAAAAATCTGTTGCGTCCCTTGCTGCTGAccaaacaccagcaacctcagaaattgacACAACTAAACCAGaacctgctgctgtccaaaaaccAGCTACAgctgtgtttgcccaaacagcacagTGCCCTGCTGAAATTACCGAAACAGCACAGCCCACTGCTGTGTTTGCCTAA